The genomic window aaaatattttgatgatttagttgaatcaaattattatgtggaaaatgaaaatatgttatcaCCAATGATTAACTATTTTGAGGACacttacaaaaaaacaatatcttattgaaaacaatttctgATGTGTTCATTAGGTGTAATCAGAAATCCCCTAAGCGGCTAAACTATACCTCACTGACCACTGTTGACGcacaacataaatttaaaatatctacaaatGCTTTAATAcatagaattaatattaaagatcacattatttataaaatataaaatagttgaatgataatttaaaactgtaatttttttaaatatcttgtgTTGATTGatataaccaaaatattatgggtatctaagttttattttttcatacaaacaatattaaaaataaattccttCACATTCTATGATTAAAAGGTAAATGCAGTGACACAGCGTTAAATACCTAGGTGTGaaggatataatatgtataatagaaaataataagagTGGTTGTTTTGATTAAAGTGCTACcattgattaattatacatgtagttttgtacatttttaatcaacgGTGCTACTTATTATGGGTTTATgactatcaaaaatatttacatgattACATTTGGgagacattttaataatttttcaattactgACTTAGATTACcctttattgtaaatttcattaaatttgctagaaaaataaaattattggcgGATCCCAAATGGCTCCCATCAATAAAGATTTAATGAacaaattaattcttaaacGACTcccatagaaaaaaattaaattatagctcAGTCATGTCAATGCacctaaattttttaaaaagcaagAGTTCATTAGGAACATCATTGATGAATTTTCTTAGAGTTAAATAACATGTATGgattatacaaaaaacttatgcctaaaaaatttacacaatGTATGATTTCTTTTCTACTgaacatgcatttttttaacactaaaattaatatattattttatttaaaaaaatcacgctaatttttctatataatatttataatttacttagttAACACCAACACATCATGTTTACCACACCTCTTTTAAGACAGTTTAAAGTTTGTATGAAAAGAAGATgaatttgtattgtaaaaaaccagtcgtttgaaaatttatctttttgttAAAACAGGAGCCAAATGGGCTTTGACCAAAAttctagttaattttttattttataaatgaggacaataagtataatatggtcAAATGgtcaatcaattataataatgcaattatatcatacaatttgATGTgtgattaaacattttattagtcaTTTTGTCCAACTACATCAATGgataatctaaaaatgaatattcatGGTATGtaaatgatgaaataaataataaaataaaattacaaaacaattatactcACAAAatcataagttaaaataacatcaaatgtatgaaaaacataataatttaatgaaaatgaaaatgaaaggaagttgtgtaataatacatagttatcaacctttttaaataatcataaaatagttaacagtcttataaaatagtgaaatgaaattaagcttaaaaaaatttacagaaaatatattttatttaaccaaCGTCCATTGATTAAACACAATCATTAtgatgtataagtataaattaatgtataatatattaagtacaataggcaaaatgtttttatttctggTACTTATTAGAAAACTttactttgcattaaattagGTTGACCTAATTATcttagtatacctattatcctattatctatgttaatttttttttttaaatataaaaaacaggatattgttattttaatggtagttaataattaattaaaattaaatttatgaattaaaatcttgctttttaattaaagaaataaatcaaaatttaacaatatattgaacataataatcaCATTGTGTTTTTGGTGCAtctgtcaatatttttacaactaaGACATTTATGTCAGTAATAGCATGTGTtgtgttgtttaataaatctgaaaatgttttataaaacataggaTGTTGAGAGTTTTCATATATCCCTCCATCTCGTTTTCTTGCATATCTTCTATAATCACAGTTAAATTTCAATGCTATCTTCAAATCATCTTTATGAACTCCGTGAAAAACTGTAtcctgtaataaatattttcaataaaaatatactgatagaaaataatgaaaattcacAAACAGCAAGTTAACAACAGTTAATACTTCATAATAGGTACTACTTTCTTCTTCTAATTATCAAGTAAAACACTCCTACTTCCTAGCCAATATTAATAGGCATCTACATCCACAGATAGGAATAGGTTTTACTTCAATCACTCATTTCTAGTTTTTGacacaattaaaatgatttttaattaaattttgaaataaataagctTATAGGTGTTTATAGGTATGTACCACATTACAGTGTGTACATGATAAATGGAATCTggttttataggtacataatctAAGGTACAAACGTACAGGTGCATAGTGTTTCACACTACCTACCTAGTTAGGGCGaacaaatttcttaaaaatattttattcaactcagttttgttaaaatataatgtgtaaccttgtttgtttttattaataatttataagacataaaataataataataaaaaaaaataacatcattaacaaatattaaattatttacctattacctataaccCATTTAGTTCATCTTGGTCATCGGTGATCGTTTCAATTACTATCTTATAAGCAGTACTTGATTTGGGGGGGGACGGCGGGGGGACGGAGTCCCccttctttttaatttttttttagcgtaCCCCTTCTATTTATTTGAAACGGAACGCTGGGAACGCAACATTTACTATAGAGAATTTGTAAATCATCAGTTTTTCTGAtgcaaaatatacctataggctataatctatagccataatatttatacatttgaatcgaaaatgaaaaaaaaaattgattgttaaattgctaataaattgtattatgtccACATAAATATAAGCTATAAGCATATATCTGTGATTATGCcatagatacattttatgaattaaatttttataaatcgtaaatcataatataaatgacgatatacgtaatataatagatgATGTGATAACTCGTCTTATCTCCAATTaccaaagtataattattaataccatgGTTCATGGGCTTGTGAAAACAACGttcatagataatagataatactataatagaagATAATAGAATTCTTCTATTATCTATGACGTCGTTGATTGACGgttgttgaaaaaatcaactgtcattctacatttttacatttattactcAAGATTTTAGTGTGAACATTGAAAAaccttaaattgtttattaactcATAATTATTAGGAAAGtctattttaagaattataataattaggtataacgtATAACCtgtgtcatttaaaaattttaatttgtcatcAAAAAATTCATATCAGATTAccagaaattgaaaaatggaATCTAAAAGAAAATGTACTGTACTTTCTTACttcaaaaagaaattaaaaccaaCCAATAACAATGAGGTATGAGCAAatgatttatagtttttaacctttattatttgagtataatcttattattttgtacctgttgcatttttattatatttagtaattgatttattataacacaattatCAACTTGATAGTATAGACTTGTTTGGTGTTCTTGTTTTATAGGAGACCTCTGTGAATACCCAAATGAATATTGAAAGTGTGTCAATGAATATTACACTGCCACTGGTaagtaatatcaaatattttaatgtaataatttatgttataaaataaattatttctcatATCAATCAtatgtagatattttattgtgttggtatttggattaaattaataataataattttatttatttaatttaatctaaagaCAGGTGTATAATTAGAGTTAAATTTTACAAGtgtgtaattactaattagtgtttaattatttcgaACAGCAAAACTGATTCTACAACCATAACACAGTCCGTGTTCTATATAAGAGATTGTTATGCTATAACTTGCCACATACAgtgtttaaaaaagaaattttcacAATTAAGTCTTCATaacaatcttaaaattatttttcataatagttaATCTGCAATTGATTAACTATTAAACAGtgggtaattattaaaagcatgtatattgtaatcattaaacattttacactATTCTgcctacttatttaattagcttttagtagtatacaatataataataatactattgaacatttatagccaatagttataattttgcttttggatttatatacatttttaaatttttaattaaatttattaagagCTTGTGTATGAATTCCattcattttacattattcttGTGAAAATAAGTTCACATTTTCTCAGCTTTTAATTGCAtgcagaatatattttatactaggcaatgttttttgaaaatatatgctTTTATAGATCAAACTAAATAATTGGcttgtttgataaaatgtattattgtatacttatattaaaatatataactatatgtctatatataatttttagggcAATATTACTGCAGAAAGTGGAAACTAAAGCATCAGAAAATGAAGTCTTTTTACCAAATACAGAATCACCAG from Aphis gossypii isolate Hap1 chromosome 1, ASM2018417v2, whole genome shotgun sequence includes these protein-coding regions:
- the LOC126549028 gene encoding uncharacterized protein LOC126549028: MDDSNSMLAFVLNHLPDYWDPVPSYTCSNMVFSLSPSRNADEYYFVESMFYGAHVSRISRVQNPFTYGRFMLRREMIQSTYEDTVFHGVHKDDLKIALKFNCDYRRYARKRDGGIYENSQHPMFYKTFSDLLNNTTHAITDINVLVVKILTDAPKTQCDYYVQYIVKF